Proteins from one Mustela erminea isolate mMusErm1 chromosome 20, mMusErm1.Pri, whole genome shotgun sequence genomic window:
- the IGSF6 gene encoding immunoglobulin superfamily member 6 isoform X2, whose amino-acid sequence MPSAHHRMHTPEMETVTGGRIILSLEIGLILFYVGAAHDCTVLVQQPPYLEVAHTQGAVTIQCSFSYNGCISGQPKSLWFRYGADQPENLCSDGCTGDAGKFTVKEALTEGEVSLTINRVALNDSAIYICGIAFPTSKQPGAKRTGEGTTLVVREMKELHRLHSLLIAILSLLSIYIIGALVIFIILSKKKSARRIFQEIAQELYSKRHVERRQQPEKGNAYENRRVLSNYERP is encoded by the exons ATGCCCAGTGCCCACCATCGCATGCACACACCCGAGATGGAGACCGTGACGGGAGGCAGGATCATTCTCAGCCTGGAAATTGGCCTGATTCTCTTTTATGTCg GCGCTGCGCATGACTGTACGGTCCTTGTCCAGCAACCGCCTTACCTCGAAGTGGCCCACACTCAAGGGGCCGTGACCATTCAGTGTTCCTTCTCCTACAACGGGTGCATTTCAGGGCAACCCAAAAGCCTGTGGTTTCGCTATGGTGCGGACCAGCCTGAGAACCTATGCTCGGACGGATGCACTGGCGATGCAGGCAAATTCACAGTGAAGGAAGCcctgacagagggagaagtctCCCTCACTATAAACAGGGTGGCTCTGAACGACAGCGCCATCTACATCTGTGGAATCGCCTTCCCCACGTCAAAGCAACCAGGAGCTAAGCGGACCGGAGAAGGGACCACCCTGGTGGTAAGAG aaatgaaggaacTACACAGACTACACAGCCTCCTGATAGCCATCCTATCACTGCTCTCTATCTACATTATTGGTGCACTCGTGATCTTCATAATCCTCTCCAAA AAGAAGAGCGCCCGGCGTATTTTTCAGGAAATTGCTCAAGAACTATATAGTAAGAGACACGTGGAAAGAAGACAGCAACCT
- the IGSF6 gene encoding immunoglobulin superfamily member 6 isoform X1, with protein sequence MPSAHHRMHTPEMETVTGGRIILSLEIGLILFYVGAAHDCTVLVQQPPYLEVAHTQGAVTIQCSFSYNGCISGQPKSLWFRYGADQPENLCSDGCTGDAGKFTVKEALTEGEVSLTINRVALNDSAIYICGIAFPTSKQPGAKRTGEGTTLVVREMKELHRLHSLLIAILSLLSIYIIGALVIFIILSKSKSNSLRNKETEDSQKKKSARRIFQEIAQELYSKRHVERRQQPEKGNAYENRRVLSNYERP encoded by the exons ATGCCCAGTGCCCACCATCGCATGCACACACCCGAGATGGAGACCGTGACGGGAGGCAGGATCATTCTCAGCCTGGAAATTGGCCTGATTCTCTTTTATGTCg GCGCTGCGCATGACTGTACGGTCCTTGTCCAGCAACCGCCTTACCTCGAAGTGGCCCACACTCAAGGGGCCGTGACCATTCAGTGTTCCTTCTCCTACAACGGGTGCATTTCAGGGCAACCCAAAAGCCTGTGGTTTCGCTATGGTGCGGACCAGCCTGAGAACCTATGCTCGGACGGATGCACTGGCGATGCAGGCAAATTCACAGTGAAGGAAGCcctgacagagggagaagtctCCCTCACTATAAACAGGGTGGCTCTGAACGACAGCGCCATCTACATCTGTGGAATCGCCTTCCCCACGTCAAAGCAACCAGGAGCTAAGCGGACCGGAGAAGGGACCACCCTGGTGGTAAGAG aaatgaaggaacTACACAGACTACACAGCCTCCTGATAGCCATCCTATCACTGCTCTCTATCTACATTATTGGTGCACTCGTGATCTTCATAATCCTCTCCAAA TCAAAATCTAActctttaagaaacaaagaaaccgAAGATTCACAAAAG AAGAAGAGCGCCCGGCGTATTTTTCAGGAAATTGCTCAAGAACTATATAGTAAGAGACACGTGGAAAGAAGACAGCAACCT